The following nucleotide sequence is from Opitutales bacterium.
CCTTAGCCAAATGATCTTCACCGGTGTCGTAGTCCTCATCAGGCGGACTCATTAGGAGATCCATGGGCGGGAACTGATAATCGGCTCGACGCTCCATAACTACCTCTTCGCGTTCTACCTTCTCTGCCGCAACAATGCGTACCCTGTGATCCAAACCTTCATGATGGCCTTCATCCAGCGGAGAGACAGATTCACTTTCAACTGGCAACTCAGCTTCGCCAAAAATCGTTGCCTCAGATATTTCATCTGGCGCTCCTTCCTCCACTGTTGAGTCTTCTTCTGGATCAGCACCTGTAGAAATCGGTGGTTTTTCTTTTTCCTCAGCTGCTTTGTTTGAATTTCGCCCAAAGGGGTTCAGGGTCATCCTCCTTCTCTTTATTTCAGGCTCCGGCTGAACTTCTTCGCTCTTGGGAGGAGGCGGTGGTGGTGGCATTTTACCTCCTTTTGTGAAACGCGGTGGATGCGTCAGTAAATTTGGTTTCTTCGACGACGATACATTTTCTGGAGGGCTCAGATCCTTAACAAAATCGATTGTATCTGGAGCAGCTTTGTCTGTCACAACAGGGGTTTCCTCTATTTTCGCTTGCTCCTCAGCAGACTTCGCCTGAGCGGTCGCTTGCTTTTTACGCTCACTCTCCACTTTTTTTGCATGGCGTTGTTCTTCTCTCACCTTGCGTTTTTCCTCCTTCAAGGCGACCCGCTGAGCTTTTTTCTCTGCCTTGCGCTCATCCGTCAGGCTGAGCCATTCGGAGAATCGAGTCTGGATATGGTCGATGGACTGACTCACATTTCGGATAAACGTATACAAGAGCGCACACAAAGTGATACAGGAAAGAATCAATACACTGCCATAGGGCCCTATGATGTGCTTGAGCATATCTGAGTAAACCCAGCGCCCGATGTAGCCTCCGATGCCGTTTACCAAAAGATCTTTGCCGAATACCTGATCATAGCTGCGCCAAGCCGTTTCCTCAACCATGCTTAGCAGACCAGAGAGCGCCACAAAAGTGACGGCGAAAGATATCCAGCGGATCCATTTAAATTGATGAAATTTACGAAAAAAAAGAATCCCTGAGAACCAGATAAGATAGAGCGGAAAGAGCCAAACCGCTAGTCCGTTGATTGCATAACCCATGTAGGCGGCGTCGGCACCGATTGCACCGACCGGATTGGTTGCATCACCTCCACCAACCGCAGCTGTAGTCAGGAAACGAGTCTGATCTTCCTCGAAACCCGCAAGAGCAACCGACACGAGGATGCCGTTCATCAGGCATAATAGTGCCCAGACGGGATATGCTCGCGGGCGGCTCGGAGACTTTGTTGGTCGAGTTTTACCGATATCGCGGCGGGATTTCGCCCTCTTGGGCCTGGAAGTTCGCGGTTTCGCCATGAGAGAAAATATTATGAACGCGCAAGCAGATCCCCATGGCAAGAAAAGAGCCGCCAATTGAATGCTCCTTGCTGCGGCGAGTATCGGACAATTCAGACAACAATAAACGGATGCGGCAGGGTTCGGTGGTTGCACCGCGGCACAGTGTAGGCTTTAACCCTGTCGACGTTCTCATGAGCGAATCTTCCAATGAACACCTGATCAAGGTCCCTGACCTCCCCATTCGCCTGCCGGTGTTTGAGGGACCGCTCGATCTGTTGTTATTCCTGATCCGTCGTAATGAACTCGATATTTATGATATCCCAATTCTCCAGGTTACCGAGCAATATATGGAGATCATACGCCGCATGAAGCAGAAGGATCTGGAAGTAGCGGGTGAGTTCTTCGTGATGGCATCCACGCTGATGTATATCAAAAGCAGGATGCTGCTTCCGCGCGATGAACAAGGCGATGTAGATGATGCAGCAGAAGACGAGAGCATCGACCCCCGCTGGGAGCTGGTGCAACAACTCATTGAATATCGGAAATTCAAAGAATCAGCGGCCACATTGGACGACATGATCCATGAGGCTCAGATGATCATCGCCCGCGAAGTGCAATATGATGAGAGCGATCCAACAGAAGAGCGCCCACTGACTCAAACAGACCGGATCGCAGTCTGGGGAATGTTCAATCAAGTGTTGAAGCGGCTTTCAGAACGCATGGTCGTGGGCGAAATACATGATGAAGTCGTTACCGTTTCAGATAGAATGGAATATATTATGACTGTTCTCGAAACGCGGTCTCGATTCAATTTTACAGATCTGTTCGAACAGAAGATTACCGTATCCTATCTCATATCCACCTTTATCGCCCTTCTTGAACTCACACGACTGAATAAGATTACTATTGATCAATCGACTCCCTTTGGTGACATCGAGTGTTCGCGTCTTGAATCCGACGATCATCAACGACCGCATATAGAGTATGGAACCGACTAAACGCACGCCCCCCAACGCCCACATTCTCGGACTCGGTTTGGATAATGAAGACGGCCACAAACGTGTCACACGAGCAGACCAGTTTTCTATTGTCGGTGGAAGCGAGGAAACACACGACCGCATGACTGAGACATTGATCAAGACCGTCGAAGACCTCGATCGAAAAGGAAAGCGCGTCGGAGAGGCTTCGTCTAAAGAGATTGTTGACCTCATTCAAAAAAACACGCCAAACAAATAGCCTTTTATTCCGTTATCCCCTCATGAGCGAAGAAACTCCCTCAGAATCTACCCCTCCTAAACCTTCGATAACTCCGGCAGCAAAGCCGAAGTTTAAAGTAACGCAGTCTCCCTTTGCGCCCCGAATCCGGCACTACATAAATCCGGAAAAACCCTCAATCGATCCACGCGGAGAAAGCATCCCTAAGCCTTCGAACCAAGAAACACCCAAACCACAGGGAGTTAAACCTGTCAGTTTGGCACCCGCTGAACACAAAGTAGAACCGTCCGCAGGCAAACACATTCCGGGCGCGGCACACACGCCTCACAAACCACTTTCAGCGCCGAAGATTCGCGACGCCCAAACTGACTCAAACGATGAAAACGTGCCTGCCGAGGAGAATGACACAGACGAGAACACATTCGTCGACTTTGTCCATGTAGGCTTGCAAGGCGTCGCGGCGATTGCAGCAATTGCATTTACAGCGCTTGCAGTTATTGAATTATACCCTTTTCTTTAAAGATAATTCACAAACGCTTTATGGCAGGTAAAATCCAAGAACTCGACAATTCCTCTTTTGACGCGGCGATCGCCGGTGCAGGCCCAGTCCTTGTGGACTTCTGGGCTCCCTGGTGTGGGCCTTGTAAGGCTATCGCTCCAATCCTGGATCAACTCTCAGATGAGATGGGCGAATCCGTCTCAATCTGCAAAGTCAATGTAGACCAAGCTTCAGATATCGCTGGAAAATTTAATGTCCGCGCGATTCCAACGATGCTCATCTTCAAAAACGGAGAGGTCGTCGATCAAGTCGTCGGATTGACCAGTAAGGATGATCTAAAAGCAAAACTCACTGCCGCAGCCTAGTCTGAAAAACTCAATTCAAGAGCGCCTAAGTGTATTTGGGCGCTTTTTTTGTGCTCATTTCCTTCCTTAAAACCGGATATACCCAAAAACCCTAGCAGCATAAGACCTTCTCCTCCCACTTCTAATGAAAAACATCCTACTCATTACCTCCGACGAACTGCGCTATGACTCGCTGGGCTGTACCGGAAACCCTGATGTCAAAAGCCCACACATTGATGCTCTAGCTAAGAGTGGCGCTCAATTCGACAATCACTTTGTGCCCTTCCCCAAGTGCGTACCATCGCGTTGTGCGATGCAAACCGGCCGCTACACCCACACAGATGGGATTCGTAGCGTTATGCGCGATAACCATCTTGAAAAAGGGACTCCGACCCTCCTCGAATGCTTAAGTAGCCATGGTTATGAAACTACCGTCCTTGGCCTTAACCATGTGTGGGAAGATGACTGGTTCTATGGACCGGAGGGCCAACGAGGTGAAAAAGGCGCCGGTGTCAGCGACTACACCTCATTTACTAAAGAATACACGCAGCCGCTAGCCATGACTGGCTGCACCTACCCAGATGGAGAAGCGCGGACAGGCGCTCACATAGAAGCTTTGGCAGATGTTGATTTCGACGGTTTAGCAACAGGAAAGGTCGAACGGCATTTCTCGGATGAAAACCGTACGAATCAAGCCATTCATTACCTCGAGAATATCCGCGACCCACAAAAGCCATTTTATTTACAGCTCAATCTTTCGCGCCCCCACCCTGCTTACAAGATTCACGAACCCTATTATTCAATGTATGCGCCGGATGCTATCGAAGCATTCCCTAGTGATCTGCCGGAGGGAGCCAGCCTTCCTTTGAGAGCCATGCGCGAACACCGCTTGGGCAATGATATTCCAGAGGCCAGCCTGCGAGAAATACAAGCGGTTTACTATGGAATGATCACATGTAGCGATCAGCTCGTAGGACAGGTGATTGAGACTCTTGAAAAGCAAGGATTACGGGAGGACACGCTCATCATCTTCTGCTCGGACCACGGCGACTTCGCTGGCCAACATGGAATTAATGAAAAGTGGGACGCTGCGCTCCAGGATTGTCTCTTAAAAGTTCCATTCATCATGTCAGGTCCGGGTATTCCAGAAAACCAACGTATTTCCCACCTCACCGAGCATGTAGACCTACCTGCGACTATTCTAGAATACCTAGACCTGGATAAAGGCAGACAGGATTGGAATTGGCACGGAACATCCATGCTGCCTTGCCTCGAAGGTCAAGAAACCAAAAAAGCTGTTTTTGCCGACGGAGGCCACGAGTCTGCTATGCGTGATCGAGCACCCAGGGAGATCGACCCTTGGCAAGAGAAAGATGGCAAGCGGATCAAGAAGACAGGGGGTAAACAACTGACCTACGTGGAATGCCCCGACTCTATGGCGCGGGCAAAGATGATCCGCACTCAAGAATGGAAACTCGTGATCCGCGAAGTGGGTGGCAACGAACTATTTCACGTCGCAGAAGACCCTTACGAAATGACCAATCTCTACGGAAACCCCGAATACAAAGAGCTCACAGCTGAGCTCATGTATGAACTCATCCAGTGGACTCTCCGTACCGATACGGATCGACCGTATTTGCAAAAAATAGGCGCCTAAAGCCCTGCCAGCAATCGACGGATCTCGTCGTAGCGAGCTTCAGTTTCAGCCAGCTTATTCCGTGCTCCTTCCACAATCTGTGGAGGGGCGCTATTGACAAACTTTTCGTTGCTGAGCTTGGCTCGACCGGCGTTTACCGCTTTTTCGACTTTCTCTAGCTCTTTGTTCAGGCGGGCTTTTTCCGCTTCGACATCGATACTCGAGCTAAAATCAATATAAGCAGTAGCGAGGCTCGAAACAGCAGCGGGCAATCCGTCGGGAGCTGTTCCCACACGCTCAAGCCTCGCGGCACCAATAGCCGATAAAATTTTCGCTGAGTTTGCCTCTATATCATTAGCTGCGGTATCGTCCGCGGTAAACTGGAACTCCACGTCACGCTTCGCCGCGAGCTTATACTCAGCCTTGAGAGCACGCACTTTCGAAACGAACTCACGGATGCGTCCGATACGCTCTGCAGCGGCAGCATCGAGGTGCAATGCCTCTTGTAACACCTTAGGCTGAATCGGTCCGAAATCCTGAGCAAACTGTCCTTCGGTAGCATAACCCATCAGATGAAACAGCTCGTCAGTGATGAACGGAACAAACGGATGGATTACCAGGAGTAGCTCGCGAATCACCAAATCCTGAATTGCCAAGCATGTCGACCGGGCCTGCTCATCTTTCAAGCGGATCTTCGAGACTTCGACATACCAATCGCAGTAATCACTCCAAAAGAAATTGTATATGTGGCCTGTTGCACTGGAGATCTCATAGCGATCCATGTCGTGGTTCACCCGTTCGATCATCTGTGCCAAATTAGACAAAATCGCGTGGTCATCTGCGTCCATTTGTCCACGATCGATCTGCTCCAAGATTACCTCGCGTGTCGAATTATCGACAACGTCTCCCTGCATTTGGCGGAAACGACAAACGTTCCACAGCTTGTTACAAAAGTTTCGGCTCGGTTCGAGACGGGTTTCATCGAAACGGATGTCCTGCCCCTGCGGCGCTATCGAAACAAGCCCCAGGCGCACGCCATCTGCTCCATACTTGTCGAGCAGCTCCAGAGCATCAGGAAAATTCCCCAGACTCTTGGACATCTTACGGCCCTTAATATCGCGAATCAGACCCGTAATATAGACGTCCTTAAAAGGAATGCGCTGTCGAATTTCCTCATCAGTCAAGGTGGCCTTCTCGGGTCCAGAAAGTTCTAAAGCGCTGATGATCATTCGAGCGACCCAAAGGAAAATAATGTCAAACCCGGTAACTAAGACAGATGAGGGAAAGAACTTATCAAAGCCGCGTTCTTTCATTGCCTCAGCATCAGGCCAGCCCAGCGTTGCCATCGGCCAAAGCCAAGACGAGGCCCAGGTATCGAGGACGTCTTCCTCCTGCTCCCAATTTTCCGGATCTTCCGGGCCATCGAGGGAAACATGCTGGTTGGCCGGATCATTGCGATCGGCACCCTTGCGGTACCAAACCGGGAAACGATGCCCCCACCACAGTTGTCTACTAATGCACCAATCGCGGATATTCTTGAGCCAATGGAGGTAGGTCTTTTTCCAGCGTTCTGGGTAAATCTTAATGATATCATTTTCTACCACGCGGATCGCTTCATCGACCTTCGGATACTTCATGTACCATTGCTCAGACAGACGGGGTTCAATCGGCACATCCGCTCGCTCAGAGAATCCGACATTGTTTTCGTAGTCTTTCTTCTCAACGAGTAGCCCAAGTTCGTCCAACTTCTGAGCCGCTGCTTTGCGCGCTTTGAAGCGATCCAGCCCAGCAAACTCCCCCCCGCACTCATTGACTGTCCCATCAGGATTGAGGACGTCGATCGCCGGCAAACCTGTGCGTTCTCCGATCTCCCAGTCCACGACATCGTGAGCCGGCGTAACCTTCAGTACACCGGTGCCAAATTCGCGATCGACCGCTTCGTCACCGACGATGGGAATCGCCGCGCGCGGGAAAGGCCGCCAGACCTCTTTGCCAATCAAGTGCTTGTAGCGCTCGTCTTCGGGATGAACGGCAACCCCTGTGTCGCCCATGATCGTTTCTGGACGTGTCGTCGCTATTTCAAGGTATTGGCCTGGCGCGTCGACTAGCTCGTAACGCATTTTGTAGAGAAAGCTCTTCTGCGGTTTCATGATGACCTCTTCATCTGAAAGCGCAGTCTGAGTGACTGGACACCAATTTACCATGCGCTGCCCGCGATAGACATAGCCACGTTTGTGCATCTCGACAAATGCTGTCAGGACCGAGCGTGAATAATCTTCATCTAGCGTGTGGACTGTGCGGTCCCAATCACAGGAAGCTCCAAGAACGCGCAGCTGCTTGAGGATAATGCCTCCATGCTCATCCCGCCATGCCTCAGCTCGCTTGACGAAACCCTCACGGCCTAAATCATGCCGCGTTTTACCCTCATCTCGGAGTGCCTTCTCAACTTTGCTTTGAGTCGCGATACCAGCGTGGTCTGTTCCCGGCATCCACAGGGCGCTTTTACCCTGCTGCCGCGCGCGGCGCACTAAAATATCCTGAATAGTGTTATTGAGTAAGTGACCCATATGGAGCACACCGGTGACATTCGGTGGCGGGATCATTATCGCGTATGCGTCTTTATTCTCGCTGGGCACTGCGGCAAAAGCCTTGGCGTCTTGCCATGCCTCATACCAGCGCCTCTCTACCTCACGGTGCTCATATGCTTTGGGTATCGTGCTCATTGCTCGTCTTAGAAAAAGCCGCGAAGCCAATAACAAGAGTCCGGCGGCGGCAACGGCGAAGTTTATTAGAACTCAGAAACGGCTGGGACAAACATCCCCACAGGCGGCGGGAATAGCTCTACAAGATTCCCGTCGAAACCCCAAACACTACTTTAATAAATTTAATACCCTTCCTCGTTTTACTACAGCTTTCTTGCGATATCGGGGTTTACCCGTCAACGTCACAAAATCCATGGAAAACGAAGCCCCGGACCCCCGCACCTCAAACCGCAAGCCCAAGTGGCTGCGGGCCAAGCTCCCCACGAGCCCGGCCTACCACGAGGTGCGCAATCTCGTGGAGGACAACAAGCTCCACACCGTCTGTCAATCTGCACAATGTCCCAATATGGGTGAGTGTTGGTCCCGGGGCACCGCGACGGTCATGATTTTGGGCAACGTGTGCACCCGTGCTTGTGCATTTTGCGCCATTCAGACGGGACGTCCGACAGAGTTAGACCTTGGCGAACCCGCTCGTGTGGCGGTGGCGGTCAAAAAAATGGGCCTCAAGCATTGCGTTATTACATCCGTGGCACGCGATGATTTGAAAGACGGCGGGGCCTCGGTTTGGGCGGCGACGATTCGCGCGATCAAACACATGAATCCCGGCACAGCAGTTGAGGTCCTCACAGCAGACTTCCGCGGAGTCGCTGAACACCTCGATGTAGTCCTCGACGCCAACCCAGATATTTTTAACCACAATCTGGAAACAGTCGAACGCCTTCAACGCCCGATCCGAAAGACTGCACGCTACGAACGCTCCTTATGGGTATTGAAACATGCTAGTGATCGAGGACACGTGACAAAATCCGGAA
It contains:
- the lipA gene encoding lipoyl synthase, translating into MENEAPDPRTSNRKPKWLRAKLPTSPAYHEVRNLVEDNKLHTVCQSAQCPNMGECWSRGTATVMILGNVCTRACAFCAIQTGRPTELDLGEPARVAVAVKKMGLKHCVITSVARDDLKDGGASVWAATIRAIKHMNPGTAVEVLTADFRGVAEHLDVVLDANPDIFNHNLETVERLQRPIRKTARYERSLWVLKHASDRGHVTKSGIMLGIGEREEEIYQVLKDIRAAGVKILTIGQYLQPSEKHSPIDRWVTPEEFEHWKKVSLDELGYDVCESGPLVRSSYHAEEQSARYAPTPAASA
- a CDS encoding segregation/condensation protein A, which gives rise to MSESSNEHLIKVPDLPIRLPVFEGPLDLLLFLIRRNELDIYDIPILQVTEQYMEIIRRMKQKDLEVAGEFFVMASTLMYIKSRMLLPRDEQGDVDDAAEDESIDPRWELVQQLIEYRKFKESAATLDDMIHEAQMIIAREVQYDESDPTEERPLTQTDRIAVWGMFNQVLKRLSERMVVGEIHDEVVTVSDRMEYIMTVLETRSRFNFTDLFEQKITVSYLISTFIALLELTRLNKITIDQSTPFGDIECSRLESDDHQRPHIEYGTD
- a CDS encoding sulfatase-like hydrolase/transferase is translated as MKNILLITSDELRYDSLGCTGNPDVKSPHIDALAKSGAQFDNHFVPFPKCVPSRCAMQTGRYTHTDGIRSVMRDNHLEKGTPTLLECLSSHGYETTVLGLNHVWEDDWFYGPEGQRGEKGAGVSDYTSFTKEYTQPLAMTGCTYPDGEARTGAHIEALADVDFDGLATGKVERHFSDENRTNQAIHYLENIRDPQKPFYLQLNLSRPHPAYKIHEPYYSMYAPDAIEAFPSDLPEGASLPLRAMREHRLGNDIPEASLREIQAVYYGMITCSDQLVGQVIETLEKQGLREDTLIIFCSDHGDFAGQHGINEKWDAALQDCLLKVPFIMSGPGIPENQRISHLTEHVDLPATILEYLDLDKGRQDWNWHGTSMLPCLEGQETKKAVFADGGHESAMRDRAPREIDPWQEKDGKRIKKTGGKQLTYVECPDSMARAKMIRTQEWKLVIREVGGNELFHVAEDPYEMTNLYGNPEYKELTAELMYELIQWTLRTDTDRPYLQKIGA
- a CDS encoding valine--tRNA ligase, giving the protein MSTIPKAYEHREVERRWYEAWQDAKAFAAVPSENKDAYAIMIPPPNVTGVLHMGHLLNNTIQDILVRRARQQGKSALWMPGTDHAGIATQSKVEKALRDEGKTRHDLGREGFVKRAEAWRDEHGGIILKQLRVLGASCDWDRTVHTLDEDYSRSVLTAFVEMHKRGYVYRGQRMVNWCPVTQTALSDEEVIMKPQKSFLYKMRYELVDAPGQYLEIATTRPETIMGDTGVAVHPEDERYKHLIGKEVWRPFPRAAIPIVGDEAVDREFGTGVLKVTPAHDVVDWEIGERTGLPAIDVLNPDGTVNECGGEFAGLDRFKARKAAAQKLDELGLLVEKKDYENNVGFSERADVPIEPRLSEQWYMKYPKVDEAIRVVENDIIKIYPERWKKTYLHWLKNIRDWCISRQLWWGHRFPVWYRKGADRNDPANQHVSLDGPEDPENWEQEEDVLDTWASSWLWPMATLGWPDAEAMKERGFDKFFPSSVLVTGFDIIFLWVARMIISALELSGPEKATLTDEEIRQRIPFKDVYITGLIRDIKGRKMSKSLGNFPDALELLDKYGADGVRLGLVSIAPQGQDIRFDETRLEPSRNFCNKLWNVCRFRQMQGDVVDNSTREVILEQIDRGQMDADDHAILSNLAQMIERVNHDMDRYEISSATGHIYNFFWSDYCDWYVEVSKIRLKDEQARSTCLAIQDLVIRELLLVIHPFVPFITDELFHLMGYATEGQFAQDFGPIQPKVLQEALHLDAAAAERIGRIREFVSKVRALKAEYKLAAKRDVEFQFTADDTAANDIEANSAKILSAIGAARLERVGTAPDGLPAAVSSLATAYIDFSSSIDVEAEKARLNKELEKVEKAVNAGRAKLSNEKFVNSAPPQIVEGARNKLAETEARYDEIRRLLAGL
- the trxA gene encoding thioredoxin, with amino-acid sequence MAGKIQELDNSSFDAAIAGAGPVLVDFWAPWCGPCKAIAPILDQLSDEMGESVSICKVNVDQASDIAGKFNVRAIPTMLIFKNGEVVDQVVGLTSKDDLKAKLTAAA